A window of Cottoperca gobio unplaced genomic scaffold, fCotGob3.1 fCotGob3_208arrow_ctg1, whole genome shotgun sequence genomic DNA:
TGTGCGCAGTAATAACGCGTTAAATGAACTTTATTCCGaagcctctctgtctgtgtgttcggGTCAGACTGTGTGTTCGGGTTCAACGCGAACAAACCGCGGCGGGATTCAAACATAGTGAGCTTTAAGGACCTTACCTTCGACTTCCGCTGTGGACGGACGGTGGGAATGTGCGTGAGTTATCGCGAGAGGTGTGATTCTAGGCGAGACTCTGCACACTGACCGCATGTACTGTGTGACGTAATACTCGTTCCAAAGGTCGACACGCAGGAAACACTTTAACACTTGTTATGCACCTTTGTGCAGGTGAACACTCGCGGAGGAGAAACATTAGTGCTCATTAATATCACAGGTAGGTGAATACAGGTGTCTGTATGACATTATTCTGTGACTTTGTACTAACTACACGatacttattatttttatattacatacTATCAATCTTATTACGACACACTTTACTTTTATGAATTTGTATgaatcaagtaaaagtacaacataCTTAAAGTGCAAAAACTAAAGTACTCAAGAAGCAGAATAATATTATTGTCTTATAATTGTAAAAGCATGACTTTCACTACAGCTGGTGATAACGTGATATaacagctggggggggggggggcagctgtCTCTCCTCTGAGCGGAACCTTTGACCTGCAGAAGTTGTGCATTAACTTGCAGTTTTAAAAGctttgtgtgctgcaggtgagACGCAGGTGTGCAGGATGAAGCGTGTgcgggtggtggtggtgggagcGGGCGTGGTGGGCTTCTCCACCGCCGTGTGCATCGCGGAGGCTCTGCCCCCTGCAGCGTCACCCTGCTGGGGGACAGGTTCAGTCCCGACACCACCAGCGACGGAGCTGCTGGCTTGATGTTCACTGCTCATTTCCCAGGTAACAATATAATGACACATATTTTATACACGATGCAACAAACTATTCTGTCTCTTAAATGTTTCAATGCTCAGCCAGAGtacacagaggtacacacagagtacacacagagtacacatacagtacaccagagtacacagagtacacacagagtacacagtatacacacagagtacacagagagTACACAGAGAGTACACAGAGAGTACACAGAGAGTACACAGAGAGTACACAGATTAAACACAGAGTACACTGCAGCCTCAGCTCTCCTGTCAGCCTCAGCTTCCTGCTCTCAGCTCTCTGCAGCTCAGctctctgcagcttcagctctctgcagctctcagctccctgcagcctcagctctcctgcgcttcagctctcctgctcgctgcttcagctctcctgcagcttcagctctcctgcagcttcagctctctgcagcttcagctGTCACCGGTGGTGTACAGGTAGACACGGTCCCTGCCTGGATCTGAAGGTCTGTCCCTGGATGTGGTGGCTGGAGATCTGCTCGCTGGTCTGGCTGTGGAGATGGGCTGGCTGCTCTGGCTGCTGATGTGAATGGCCTGGCCGTGCTGCTCCGCGCCCCCCGGCCCCTGCGAGGCGTCCACGGTCAGCGGCTGGTGCAGCACCTCACTGCTGACGGGCCGCTGTCGACATGGAGGGGCTGCGGGGGGCCGTGGTGCGCCTGGAGGTGCTGCAGGGCCTCTTTACTCAGAGTGATGACGTGCATCTGCTCGGGCTGCTGCGCCGGGCCCTCCAGCACGCTCAGAGTCTGGATGTGGGAGCTCGGCCACGCCGCCGCTCTGAGCCACATTTCCTGCCGACTGGGTGAGGAGGGTGAGTCTGGAGGGGGCCGCCGCCTGCCCCTCATGTGAGGATCTCTGGTTCTGACCGACCGCACAAAGTTGATGTCGTTCCCGTCACCACCAGCTGGATCTCCTGCTCGCAGCTGGGGGCAGCTGGTacggctgcagctgcaggatgtTCCGCACTCCTCCGGCGCGCAGCGGCTTCCTCTGATGGCGCCGCTCGTTCCTTGTTGTGTGACTTGGTGTGCGTCTTCAGGTTGTCCAGCGGGTGAAGGAGAGGCTGCAGAAGGAGCAGGTGAAGGGTTTCTTCCCCGAGTGGGACGACACGTGTCTGCGTCTGGCGCTCGGGTCTGAGAAGGACTTGTTGCAGAGGCTGCAGTCGTAACGGCTTCTCTCCTCTGGAAAACACTTTTGTTAAGTTGGTTTGAAATGACAGGTGTTGTAGTAATAATGCATCACATGACGGTTTGTATCTCACCTGTGGATCCTGATGTGAGTCTGCAGCGTGCTCTTAGCTGTGAAACACTTCCCACAGATCTCGCAGGTAAAGGCTTCTCACCTGTAAACACATTACAATTATCATCACATATCTCATGATATTTATCTTCTCTGACGTTACCTGTGTGAGTTCTCAGGTGCTTCTTCAGCTGAGCCGTGTCCATGAACTTGTGATGACACTGAACACATTCTGGTAATGATTTTGCCTtgaagtcaaataaaacatcaaaatacATTATTCAGAGAGTGACTGCGttcaattatatattatatatatatataataatataatatatataataatatataatatattatatatcatctatatatatatatatctatactaagatatatatagatataattatatctctatataatactatatacatctatctatttattatattatattatatatttatattatctacTCTATCTATATACTCTCTCTTCCCTATTTATATCCCTATCTCTcaatctctttatctctctctctccttctctctctcccctatcttctctctctctctctattattctctcatctctcctcttctctactctctcctccctctcttctcctctctctctctctctctctcttctcttctcctctctccctttcctcctctctctctctctacctctccctcttcttcccaTCTATATctcttctccccttctctctctatctctctctctcctctctctctcctccctctcttcctctcttctcttctcgttctctctctctctcctcctctctcatcttctcctctctctcctccctctcttttctcctctcctctctccttctctcttcccctctctccttactgcctcctttcctcccctttATGAACCTGGTACGTGACTCCTTCAGTTGCCTCTTCTGACGTGAAACCTTTCCACATTTATCACAGCTGCGGATTTATCTCCTGAGGATGAAGGTAAGGTAACAAACtgacatttacatacatatcTTTTTTAGacattatttaatacatttgaatttgattatATGTAATTCTTTATGTTAGATACACAATTTACAATTTTATCTTCACCAAATCAAAAACCTTCCAGGAGGTATCGATCAGAAATACTGCGCattacagcgtgtataacgtgtctaacgtgcagtacagcgtgtataatgTGGCAGTACAGCGTGTTAAACATGAAATGTGCAGTACAACGTGttacgtgcagtacagcgtgtataacgtgtgtaacgtgatacagcgtgtataacgtgcagtacagcgtgtacagcgtgtataacgtgcagtacagcgtttGTAACAggcagtacagcgtgtacacGCGTGTATAACATGCTACAGCGTGTATAAttcagtacagcgtgtataacgtgtgtacgtgcagtacagcgtgtataacgtgcagtacagcgtgtataacgtgcatTACAGCGtgtatacatgcagtacagcgtgtataacgtgtgtaacgtgcagtacagcgtgtataactgcgtaacagcgtgtataacgtgcagtacagcgtgtataacgtgtcgTAACGTGCAGTACAACGTGTATAACGTGCAGTACAAGCGTGTAtcacgtgcagtacagcgtgtataacgtgtgtaacgtgcagtacatacagcgtgtataacgtgcagtacagcgtgaaacgtgtgtaacgtgcagtacacAAAGCGTGTGTAACGGGCaggtacagcgtgtataacgtgcagCACACGTTGTATAACGTGTGTTAACGGAGTATCACGTGTATACGTTGTTAACTGCATACAGCGTGTGTAACTGCAGCACAGCGTGTGTAACGTGAAGCACAGCGTGTTTAACGTGGCAGCACAGCGTgttaacgtgtgtaacgtgcagtacacAGCGTTGTAACGTGCAgtacgtgtgtaacgtgcagcacgtgataacgtgtgtaacgtgcagtacagcgttgtaacgtgcagtacagcgtgtgtaacgtgcagcacaCGTGTAaacgtgtataacgtgtataacGTGCAGTCACAGGTGTATAACTGTGTacaacgtgtgtaacgtgcagtacagcgtgtataacgtgtgtaacgtgtgtaacgtgtgcagcacagcgtgtataacgtgtataacGTGCAGCACAGacgtgtataacgtgtataacgtgcagtacagcgtgtatcaacgtgtgtaacgtgtgtaacgtgcagcacagcgtgtataacgtgtataacGTGTAAACGTGCAGTTAACAGCGTGTATACTGTGTAACGTGCATTAACAAGCGTgttaacgtgcagtacagcgtgaaagtgtgtaacgtgcagtacagcgtggtACGTGAGTACGCGTGTATAaacgtgcagcacagcgtgtataacgtgtgtaacgtgcagtacagcgtggtataacgtgtgtaacgtgcagtacaaGCGTGTACGTGCCAGCACAAggtgtgtaacgtgcagtacagcgtgttaacgtgcagcacagcgtgtgtaaacgtgtgtaacgtgcaagTAACagcgtgtgtaacgtgcagttaacagcgtgtgtaacgtgcatcacagcgtgtataacgtgtgtaagtGCGTacacgtgtgtaacgtgcagtacagcgtgttaacgtgcagcacagcgtgtatAATCGTGTTAACGTGTgaacgtgcagtacagcgtgtataacgtgtgtaacgtgtgtatgccagtacagcgtgtataacgtgtgtaaacgtgtgtaacgtgcagacAGCGTGTATACTCTCTGTAACGTGTATAACGTgccagtacagcgtgtataacgtgtgtaacgtgtgtaacgtgcagacagcgtgtataacgtttATAACGTGGATAACGTGCAGTACAcgcgtgtataacgtgtataactgtgaacgtgcagtacagcgtgtataatgttgtaacgtgtgtaacgtgcagcacagagtgtataacgtgtgtaacgtgttgtaacgtgcagcacagcgtgtataacgtgtgtaacgtgtgtaacatgCAGTAAGATGTATAACGTTTGgtgtaacgtgcagcacagcgtgtataacgtgtataaacgtgtgtaacgtgcagcacagcgtgtataacgtgtgtaacgtgcagcacagcgtgtataacgtgtgtaacaatgcagtacagcgtgtataacgtgtgtaacgtgcagcacagcgtgtataacgtgtataacgtgtgtgaaacgtgcagcacagcgtgttaaacgtgtgtaacgtgcagcacacgtgtataacgtgtgtaacatgcagtacagcgtgttaaacgtgtgtaacgtgcagcacagcgtTATACGTGtaaacgtgtgtaacgtgcgcACAGCTGTAtaaacgtgtgtaacgtgcagccacagcgtgtataacgtgtataacgtgtgtaagtGGCAAGCACAGCGTGTATACGgtgtaacgtgcagcacagcgtgtataacgtgtgtaaccgTGGCAGCAACAGCGTGTATAATGTGTGTAACGTGTTGTGTAAcatgcagtacagcgtgtataagtgtgtaacgtgcagcacagagtgtataacgtgtgtaacgtgtgtaacatgcagtacagcgtgtaaacgtgtgtaacgtgtgtaacgtgcagtacagcgtgtataacgtgtgtaacgtgcagtacagcgtgtataacgtttGTAACGTGTGTAACTGGctgtgtaacgtgcagtacagcgtgtataacgtgtgtgtaacgtgtgtaacgtgcagtacagcgtgtaataacgtgtgtaacgtgtgtaacCTTGGTGCAGGTTCATGTGCTCCTGCAGGGCGTGTTTGGTGGAGAGCGCTGCAGCAGACGTTGCACACAAACGGCTTCTCTCCCGTGTGCATGCGCTGGTGCACCTGCAGCGTGTGCTTCTTGTGTAAAGCCTTCACACACACCAGGCACTGGAAAGGCTTCTCTCCTGGGGAGGGACAAGGTGGAAATATGaaatgcagaacacacacacacaccacacacacacacacacacacacacacacacaccacacacacacacacacacacacacacacacacacacacacacaccacacacacacacaacacacacacacacacatgtgtgagTCTCGCCTCCGCCCAGAACGCCAACAGGAATTCAGGAAGCCTGAAACAGACTTCCGCTCACAGCTGGGTGCCGAGTTGAGCGGGATGAAAATGTGGGTTCATGGTCCTGCAGCTCGACGGAACAAAACGTGTTTTCATGTCGTGTTTTGTCCTATAATCTTCGATGTGAGGCGTCGAGTGTTGAGCGTCACAGGATGGAACTACAGACggacattttattaaatctatATGAAAAGCATCAACTCGTGTTTAGTCTCAGGGAATCACTCACGCAGCTTCACTAAGTGAAACAGGAATTCTGTTTTTCACCGGCTTTCTCTGCTCGCTCTCACTTTCATACCGAAAACCAACGTGTTTGCCAAACCAGCCGTCGGCCCTGTTTACATTAAACTGGAGGACATAAAgatttaacccccccccccattgatACACCGAGTCACGCACCAAATATCATCTGTAGAAATGAATGTTATCAAGATGTGAACGtgtggtttttgttttattttatttagactaTTTTACCCTGTTTTAAAATCCTGTGAAACCTGTTCCTTCAGAggaattaatgttattaataataataatataaataatagtatattaataatgtttaatattaataatgttattaatattaataacattattaataaaatataaataacataaataatagtattattaataacattattaaatgattaataacattcatattaataatggtaatataaatatatattaatatgttaataaattcttaacatatttaataataatatttaatatttatttaataatatttataatattactaATTATTAACATActtaataataacatatttaataatgttaattattattaatattataagataaacttattaataatattcttattacataacattaataatgttattgatattaataatataattaatattaacattattaataaagttattaatatttatattaataacatatataaagttattattaataacataataGTATTAATGATGTTTTTGCTGCAGAACCTCTTTCACCATCTTCGCTCGTCCTCCtcttgctgctgcagctccccCCACACCCCGTTATCAGCACTACAGTAGGTGCTGTGGGGGGGTCAGTGAGAAAGAAACACCCACAGTAATAAAAATTGCCAAAACATTTGTGCTTGAAGTGAAGATGATTCCAGAGTATAAATATTCAGTTGTCAGGGCAAcacaacaaagtgtttgtttacatctgtATCAGCTGGAAACATCTGTCTTCTTGTTCAATgacttatttatttgatttacgtgtgtgtgtgtgtgtgtgttgtgcgtgtgtgcttcAGAGACGTGAAGAAGCTTCAACGTCTTTCAGCAGGACGAGGACCTTTAGCTACTGAGGGAACATAAAGGTGTGATgtaaaggaacacttcaccaCAAACTGATGAAtcctcccccccacacacccacacacacacacacacactgaccctcTCTGCATCAGTCGTCCAGTTTGgggtgaattattcctttaatgtcagaaatattgaatctcatttgtttattttcttgattttacaaaaaataaattgtgcacAGCTGTTCTTCCAGATATCATTTCTGCAGCTGCACCAGGACGAGATGACGCTTCATTTACTacatcacacactctctcacacacacacacacacacacacacacacacacactctcttggCTGTATCAGAGCTGGTGCTGCTGTAAATAAAGCTTAAAGAACCACTGAACACCTGAGTGTGTTTGATGCaccttttatttctgtctccAGAGGAATACTGCAGAGAGGCCGTTTGCTATTGGCTAATCACTTCCTGGTAAGAACCAATCACACGCTGTATCCGGGAGGAACAGAGCCGTGAGATTAAAGGTTGCATGTTGAGGTTAAACTGGTAACGAGTTTCATTACTGtagttaaagggacagttcatcaCAAAGTGAACAGATGTTTTCATCAACACTTGTTTCTGATTCTTCTCCGTcgaggcaggagaggaaataCAGTTTTAGTAACTCGACAGAGGTCAGTTAGTGGtgaactgcagcttcagctctcctgcagcttcagctctcctgcagcttcagctctctgcagcctcagctctcctgcagcttcagctctcctgcagcctcagctctCCTCAGCCTCGCTTCAGCCTCCTGCAGCCTTCAGCTCTCATGCAGCCTCAgctcctgcagcctcagcttcagctctcctgcagcatcagctctcctgcagcctcagctcatctctcctgcagcctcagctctCTGCACTTCAGCTCTCCgcagcttcagctctcctgcagccttcagctctcctgcagcctcagctctcctgcagcttcagctctcctgcagcttcagctctcctgcagcttcagctctcctgcagcttcagctctcctgcagcttcagctctctcctgcagcttcagctctcctgcagcctcagctctcctgcagcttcagctctcctgcagcctcagctctcctgcagcctcagctctcctgcagcctcagcttcagctctcctgcagcctcaAGCTCTCCTGCGCAgcctcagctctcctgcagcctcagctctcctgcagcttcagctctcctgcagcttcagctctcctgcagcctcagctctcctgcagctttcagctctcctgcagcctcagctctcctgcagcctcagctctcctgcagcttcagctctcctgcagcttcagctctcctgcagcttcagctctcctgcagcttcagctgtGGTCACCGGTGGTGTACAGGTAGGACACGGTCCCTGCCTGGATCTGGAAGGTCTGTCCCTGGATGTGGTGGCTGGAGATCTGCTCGCTGGTCTGGCTGATGGAGATGGGCTGGCTGCTCTGGCTGCTGATGTGAATGGCCTGGCCGTGCTGCTCGCGGCCCCCCCGGCCCCTGCGAGGCGTCCACGGTCAGCGGCTGGTGCAgcacctgcagctgctggacgGGCCGCTGTGCGACATGGAGGGGCTGCGGGGGGCCGTGGTGCGCCTGGAGGTGCTGCATGGCCTCTTTACTCAGAGTGATGACGTGCATCTGCTCGGGCTGCTGCGCCGGGCCCTCCAGCACGCTCAGAGTCTGGATGTGGGAGCTCGGGTCCACGCCGCCGCTCTGAGCCACATTTCCTGCCGACTGGGTGAGGAGGGTGAGTCTGGAGGGGGCCGCCGCCTGCCCCTCAGTGATGAGGATCTCCTGGTTCTGACCCGGCACAAAGTTGATGTCGTCTCCCGTCACCACCAGCTGGATCTCCTGCTCGCAGCTGGGGGGCAGCTGGTacggctgcagctgcaggatgtTCCGCACGTCCTCCGGCGGCGCAGCGGCTTCCTCTGATGGCGCCGCTCGTTCCTTGTTGTGTGACTTGGTGTGCGTCTTCAGGTTGTCCAGGCGGGTGAAGGAGAGGCTGCAGAAGGAGCAGGTGAAGGGTTTCTTCCCCGAGTGGGACGACACGTGTCTGCGTCTGGCGCTCGGGTCTGAGAAGGACTTGTTGCAGAGGCTGCAGTCGTACGGCTTCTCTCCTCTGGAAAACACTTTTGTTAAGTTGGTTTGAAATGACAGGTGTTGTAGTAATAATGCATCACATGACGGTTTGTATCTCACCTGTGGATCCTGATGTGAGTCTGCAGCGTGCTCTTAGCTGTGAAACACTTCCCACAGATCTCGCAGGTAAAAGGCTTCTCACCTGTAAACACATTACAATTATCATCAACATATCTCAGATGATATTTATCTTCTCTGACGTTACCTGTGTGAGTTCTCAGGTGCTTCTTCAGCTGAGCCGTGTCCATGAACTTGTGATGACACTGAACACATTCTGGTAATGATTTGCCTTgaagtcaaaataaaacataaaatacattattcagaGAGTGACTGcgttattataatatatatatatatatatatatatatatatatatatatatatatatatatatctatctcatctctatctattatctatcttctctctctatacACTATCTCTTATACTCTAGTATActattatatctctatatcatataaaaaaaagtacctatactctatctctatctttctctctcatctatcttcccctctctctctccaactctTACCTATATATTCTACATCATACCTCTCTCTATACCATATCttcctatctctctatctcgctctaCCATATAGAGACTAGAATAGATGAGAGAGtatagagaaatatatatataaaatatattatatatattaagtatGATATGAAAGATATACATTTAATGTATATAGAgttataagatatatataaagataataaaaaatatattatactaacaatttatatatatatatatatagatattatatatataattatatatgaataaatatacataaataaattatatttaaagattataatatatattataattaatatatatatattatcatatatataaataaaattattttaggtaattatatatatattatctatatcatatactattatatatcattaCTGCCTCCGTGTCCTCACCTGTATGAACTCTGTAGTGACTCTTCAGGTTGCCCTCTTCTGAGTGAAACTTCTTTCCACATTTATCCCAAGCTGAAGGTATTTATCTCCTGATGAGATGAAGGGTAATGGTAACAAACTTgactttacattacatataacttttttactgacattatttaatacatttgaatttgataGTAATTGTAATTCTTTATGTTAGATACACAATTTACAATTTTATATTCACCAAATCAAAAAATCCTTCCAGGAGGTATCGATCAGAAAATACTgcgcagtacagcgtgtataacgtgtctaacgtgcagtacagcgtgtataatgtgcagtacagcgtgtataacatgtataatgtgcagtacagcgtgtgtaacgtgcagtacagcgtgtataacgtgtgtaacgtgcagtacagcgtgtataacgtgcagtacagcgtgtacagcgtgtataacgtgcagtacagcgtgtgtAACAggcagtacagcgtgtacagcgtgtataacatgcagtacagcgtgtataacattcagtacagcgtgtataacgtgtgtaacgtgcagtacagcgtgtataacgtgcagtacagcgtgtataacgtgcagtacagcgtgtataacatgcagtacagcgtgtataacgtgtgtaacgtgcagtacagcgtgtataacgtgcagtacagcgtgtataacgtgcagtacagcgtgtataacgtgtgtaacgtgcagtacagcgtgtataacgtgcagtacagcgtgtataacgtgcagtacagcgtgtataacgtgtgtaacgtgcagtacagcgtgtataacgtgcagTACAAGCGTGAaaaacgtgtgtaacgtgcagtacagcgtgtgtaacgtgcagtacagcgtgtataacgtgcagcacagcgtgtataacgtgtgtaacgtgcagtacagcgtgtataacgtgtgtaacgtgcagtacagcgtgtgtaacgtgcagcacagcgtgtgtaacgtgcagcacagcgtgtgtaacgtgcagcacagcgtgtgtaacgtgtgtaacgtgcagtacagcgtgtgtaacgtgcagtacagcgtgtgtaacgtgcagcacagcgtgtataacgtgtgtaacgtgcagtacagcgtgtgtaacgtgcagtacagcgtgtgtaacgtgcagcacagcgtgtataacgtgtgtaacgtgtataacgtgcagtacagcgtgtataacgtgtgtaacgtgtgtaacgtgcagtacagcgtgtataacgtgtgtaacgtgtgtaacgtgcagcacagcgtgtataacgtgtataacGTGCAGCACAGAgtgtataacgtgtataacgtgcagtacagcgtgtataacgtgtgtaacgtgtgtaacgtgcagcacagcgtgtataacgtgtataacgtgtataacgtgcagtacagcgtgtataacgtgtgtaacgtgcagtacagcgtgtataacgtgcagtacagcgtgaaaaacgtgtgtaacgtgcagtacagcgtgtgtaacgtgcagtacagcgtgtataacgtgcagcacagcgtgtataacgtgtgtaacgtgcagtacagcgtgtataacgtgtgtaacgtgcagtacagcgtgtgtaacgtgcagcacagcgtgtgtaacgtgcagcacagcgtgtgtaacgtgcagcacagcgtgtgtaacgtgtgtaacgtgcagtacagcgtgtgtaacgtgcagtacagcgtgtgtaacgtgcagcacagcgtgtataacgtgtgtaacgtgcagtacagcgtgtgtaacgtgcagtacagcgtgtgtaacgtgcagcacagcgtgtataacgtgtgtaacgtgtataacgtgcagtacagcgtgtataacgtgtgtaacgtgtgtaacgtgcagtacagcgtgtataacgtgtgtaacgtgtgtaacgtgcagcacagcgtgtataacgtgtataacGTGCAGCACAGAgtgtataacgtgtataacgtgcagtacagcgtgtataacgtgtgtaacgtgtgtaacgtgcagcacagcgtgtataacgtgtataacgtgtataacgtgcagtacagcgtgtataacgtgtataacgtgtgtaacgtgcagtacagcgtgtataatgtgtgtaacgtgtgtaacgtgcagcacagagtgtataacgtgtgtaacgtgtgtaacgtgcagcacagcgtgtataac
This region includes:
- the LOC115004878 gene encoding LOW QUALITY PROTEIN: zinc finger and BTB domain-containing protein 24-like (The sequence of the model RefSeq protein was modified relative to this genomic sequence to represent the inferred CDS: deleted 2 bases in 2 codons), which gives rise to MSATCPLVSLHSHSHQQSILSRFNELRRRDVLCDVTLVVEDVHFKAHRVLLAASSEHFSVMFRAEPQSGQATCRLHGVSAEMFAAVLEFIYSAQVSVLEGASPRLLAAARLMEVSDLVEALTELPRSAEEATGEEAKVDAPEVPDLSKRRRGRPKKNVAEPEGRGAACGRSEDEQCAEAATDSQPKDETDYNPGLHQSRQSKRKIRPPVKYKSYKVSSDTAGSREPGKRGRKRKYPRTEARCDDCSKVFKNHLFLKIHQRTHTGEKPFQCLVCVKAFTQKHTLQVHQRMHTGEKPFVCNVCCKALSTKHALQEHMNLHQGYTRYTPWDKCGKKFHSEEGNLKSHYRVHTGKSLPECVQCHHKFMDTAQLKKHLRTHTGEKPFTCEICGKCFTAKSTLQTHIRIHRGEKPYDCSLCNKSFSDPSARRRHVSSHSGKKPFTCSFCSLSFTRLDNLKTHTKSHNKERAAPSEEAAAPPEDVRNILQLQPYQLPPSCEQEIQLVVTGDDINFVPGQNQEILITEGQAAAPSRLTLLTQSAGNVAQSGGVDPSSHIQTLSVLEGPAQQPEQMHVITLSKEAMQHLQAHHGPPQPLHVAQRPVQQLQVLHQPLTVDASQGPGGREQHGQAIHISSQSSQPISISQTSEQISSHHIQGQTFQIQAGTVSYLYTTGDHS